One part of the Maridesulfovibrio sp. genome encodes these proteins:
- a CDS encoding fused response regulator/phosphatase: MSESVLVQADEEIPKILVVDDSATMRNFLTRVLEGEYDVETAADGVECITQYMKIKPCVILLDLLMPGMDGFAVIDKVRNVIGDQEVIIIVLTGEDEQEIKARALNSGANDYLTKPFHVVELKARVGVAIRQVMLTRQLQAANTSLQKAYDIIDDEVKLVARLQDKLLPTVVPVIDGLEIKSMYRPSGRASGDYYDVFGLEDGVVRVIMADVSGHGPQSAFIMAIVRTLFKADGANHNALSASLNQINSHLLDLIGKDSYFVTLFAADIDFNKGVMQYMSAGHCPALVMLDGELREPLSAAVPPFGFFPVDCTLSECSFSSSLRLFLFTDGCYEWRMNDDFFSLEPFVEIAEELMLNNSLHLENIEDILEEKTGVRPVFDDDVTALSINWSGKTGG, encoded by the coding sequence GTGAGTGAAAGTGTCCTTGTTCAGGCGGACGAAGAGATTCCTAAAATTCTTGTAGTTGATGATTCAGCTACTATGCGGAATTTTTTGACCCGTGTTCTGGAAGGCGAGTATGATGTAGAAACTGCCGCAGATGGTGTTGAATGTATTACGCAATACATGAAGATCAAACCTTGCGTGATTCTGCTTGACCTCCTTATGCCGGGCATGGACGGCTTTGCTGTTATCGATAAGGTTCGCAATGTAATAGGTGATCAGGAAGTCATCATTATTGTTCTTACCGGAGAGGATGAACAGGAAATAAAAGCACGTGCTTTAAACAGCGGAGCGAATGATTATCTGACCAAACCATTTCACGTGGTTGAACTTAAAGCCAGAGTTGGTGTTGCCATCAGGCAGGTTATGCTTACCAGACAGTTGCAGGCAGCCAATACCAGTTTGCAGAAAGCATATGATATTATAGATGATGAGGTTAAATTGGTTGCAAGGTTGCAGGATAAACTGCTGCCAACTGTAGTTCCCGTTATTGATGGTCTGGAAATCAAGAGTATGTACCGCCCTTCCGGACGGGCCAGTGGGGACTATTATGATGTTTTCGGCTTGGAGGACGGTGTAGTCAGGGTAATAATGGCTGATGTCTCGGGTCATGGACCGCAATCGGCATTTATTATGGCTATTGTGCGCACGCTGTTTAAGGCTGACGGGGCCAACCATAACGCTCTTTCCGCAAGTTTGAACCAGATTAACTCACATCTTTTGGATCTTATCGGTAAAGACAGCTATTTTGTAACTTTGTTTGCAGCTGATATTGATTTTAATAAAGGTGTTATGCAGTATATGAGTGCTGGACATTGCCCCGCTCTTGTTATGCTGGATGGGGAGTTGCGTGAACCTCTTTCTGCTGCAGTTCCGCCTTTTGGTTTTTTCCCGGTTGACTGCACTTTATCTGAATGCAGTTTCTCCTCTTCACTCCGGCTCTTCCTGTTTACCGATGGTTGTTACGAGTGGCGTATGAATGATGATTTTTTCAGTCTTGAGCCGTTTGTGGAGATTGCGGAAGAGCTGATGCTAAATAATTCTCTGCATCTTGAAAACATCGAAGACATACTTGAGGAGAAGACGGGTGTACGGCCTGTCTTTGATGATGATGTAACAGCTCTCTCTATTAATTGGTCTGGTAAAACAGGTGGTTAG
- a CDS encoding DUF362 domain-containing protein — MSNKSPRVPVAFFRILEYESTFMDTAVAMILEECGLKIPIGAKVLVKPNLVSSKNALACTHPNVTLSLCRYLKDCGAQVTVADSPGYGTAAQVSKAIGMTSGLKELGLKPKSLGRPVQLKLSFGETIGISRDALESDMIINVPKLKAHGQFVVTGAVKNLFGTVVGFRKAYAHTRFGETPGLMEKMIIEVAKSMPLAFNLMDAVYPMHETGPINGKPYSMNLLAGSPNPYALDTALYMLLGLSPKKILIWQESVRQKIFGYHPDHIEYVIEPPDDFDTTDFKIPEKLSPMEFEPVRFVRGRIKSLLSRFM; from the coding sequence ATGAGCAATAAAAGCCCCAGAGTGCCTGTCGCTTTTTTTCGTATCCTTGAGTACGAATCCACCTTTATGGATACAGCAGTGGCTATGATTCTTGAAGAGTGCGGCTTAAAAATCCCTATTGGGGCAAAGGTTCTGGTCAAGCCGAATCTGGTTTCTTCTAAAAATGCGCTGGCCTGCACCCATCCCAACGTAACCCTGTCCCTGTGCCGCTACCTCAAAGATTGCGGCGCACAGGTCACTGTAGCCGACTCTCCCGGATACGGAACAGCTGCTCAGGTCTCCAAAGCCATCGGCATGACGTCCGGGCTAAAAGAACTGGGACTTAAACCTAAAAGCCTTGGCCGTCCGGTTCAGCTCAAGCTATCGTTTGGCGAAACCATCGGAATTTCGCGCGATGCGCTTGAATCCGATATGATTATCAACGTGCCCAAGCTGAAGGCTCATGGACAATTCGTGGTCACCGGGGCAGTGAAAAATCTTTTCGGCACGGTCGTGGGATTTCGCAAAGCGTACGCCCACACACGTTTTGGCGAGACTCCCGGCTTGATGGAAAAAATGATCATTGAAGTTGCTAAATCAATGCCGCTGGCCTTCAACCTCATGGACGCAGTCTACCCCATGCATGAAACAGGTCCCATTAATGGCAAGCCATATTCCATGAACCTGCTGGCCGGTTCGCCAAACCCCTATGCCCTTGACACTGCCCTTTATATGCTGCTGGGATTGAGTCCCAAAAAAATTCTGATCTGGCAGGAAAGCGTACGGCAGAAAATTTTCGGCTACCACCCGGACCATATTGAATATGTAATCGAACCGCCGGATGATTTTGATACCACCGATTTCAAAATACCTGAAAAATTGAGCCCCATGGAATTTGAGCCGGTCCGCTTTGTGAGAGGACGCATCAAAAGCTTGCTCAGCAGATTTATGTAA
- the cysQ gene encoding 3'(2'),5'-bisphosphate nucleotidase CysQ: MIKELSNIARKAGAAIMEVRRKGFDVYNKDDKSPVTAADIASNKIITEHLAKLYPEIPVLSEEGIKIPYDERKYWKEFFLVDPLDGTKEFIKDNGEFCVCIAFMRNNRPVLGVVYAPTQDALYSGSIETGAKVSKNGKKSVSISTVPPVEGEGQIIVGSRSHPSPKLEEYLSDINVAQMKPAGSAIKFCLVAEGKAHLYPRFNPTMEWDTAAGQAILEAAGGTMRGLDGEEFPYNKKNLRNDGFIVKA, encoded by the coding sequence ATGATTAAGGAACTATCAAATATCGCCCGCAAAGCCGGAGCCGCCATCATGGAAGTCCGCCGCAAGGGGTTTGATGTCTATAACAAAGACGATAAATCTCCGGTAACAGCAGCGGATATTGCATCTAATAAAATTATAACAGAGCACCTGGCTAAACTTTACCCCGAGATTCCTGTCCTTTCCGAGGAAGGCATTAAGATTCCTTACGATGAAAGGAAATATTGGAAAGAATTTTTCCTTGTGGACCCTTTGGACGGAACTAAAGAATTCATCAAGGACAATGGCGAATTCTGCGTATGCATTGCCTTTATGCGTAATAACCGCCCGGTGCTGGGTGTTGTTTATGCACCTACGCAGGACGCTCTTTATAGCGGAAGCATTGAAACAGGGGCCAAAGTTAGCAAAAATGGGAAAAAATCGGTATCAATTTCTACGGTTCCCCCGGTTGAAGGCGAAGGGCAAATTATTGTCGGAAGCAGATCGCATCCATCCCCCAAACTGGAAGAGTACCTGAGTGATATCAATGTTGCACAAATGAAACCGGCTGGTAGTGCCATAAAATTCTGTCTTGTCGCTGAAGGAAAAGCCCACTTGTACCCGCGCTTCAATCCTACCATGGAATGGGACACTGCTGCAGGACAGGCCATATTGGAGGCTGCCGGCGGAACCATGCGCGGACTCGACGGGGAAGAATTCCCGTACAATAAAAAGAATCTTAGAAACGACGGCTTTATTGTCAAAGCCTGA
- the hypF gene encoding carbamoyltransferase HypF has translation MTENRIFRRLLTVTGQVQGVGFRPFVYKTALKHHLSGTVLNSPEGVLIELQGKADELDGFDQSFKDDLPRLARIVSLEKRELEIVEGEENFCILASTAGEGHCVLISPDVATCPDCFEDMNDPKNRRYEYPFTNCTNCGPRYTITKSIPYDRPVTSMACFPLCEDCRTEYEDPLDRRFHAQPNACADCGPKVWLTDNNGNKLAGPDTALSELAKELAAGKIAGVKGLGGFHLVCDATNSEAVRTLRQRKNRPDKPLAVMVRDVDEAAKLAELTANDIELLEGLQRPIVLVPKSESYSLSPEIAPDTDFIGLMVPYTPLHQVLLKYFSASNESDEPSALVMTSGNMSSAPICIGNREALKRLPEIVDIFLFHNRDILIRVDDSVTRSVPEFDESQEEESRTVFMRRARGYTPSPVFLAQDGPCVLGTGPELKNTLCLTKGDQAFSSQHIGDMQNLDTANFWKEIRLHLQSILKVKPQLIVHDLHPDYLTTGLAEEISLTENIETTAVQHHYAHIYSVLAENKFSGPALGLALDGTGLGEERTIWGGECLLVDNEKLEHKRLARFSHLRLPGGEAAVREPWRIAYAAAKDLGLDAGQIPVPEKFKSGLKMFDQVLDKNINCPLTSSCGRLFDAVSAMLGLCSNISYEGQAAIILEKIQDMSEQDAYTCPLTQSEEPYVINTDELFKQAFTDFQNGISPAIISRRFHRGLILGMADCAEAISIQTGIKEVGLSGGVMQNLTIAVELPVELQKRDLTPLVHRNLPPNDGCISLGQAVYGQLLLGKRQS, from the coding sequence ATGACCGAGAACAGAATTTTCCGTAGACTACTCACCGTAACCGGACAGGTTCAAGGTGTCGGCTTCAGACCATTTGTTTACAAAACCGCCCTCAAACACCATCTTTCTGGAACAGTTCTGAACAGTCCTGAAGGAGTGCTCATTGAACTACAGGGCAAGGCTGACGAGTTGGACGGATTTGATCAGAGCTTTAAAGACGACCTTCCGAGACTTGCCCGGATAGTATCGCTCGAAAAACGAGAACTTGAAATTGTCGAGGGTGAGGAAAATTTCTGCATTCTGGCCTCCACCGCCGGGGAAGGACATTGCGTGCTGATCAGCCCTGATGTAGCAACCTGTCCAGACTGTTTCGAGGACATGAATGATCCGAAAAACCGGCGCTATGAATACCCGTTTACGAACTGCACAAACTGCGGACCGCGCTACACAATTACCAAATCAATTCCTTATGACCGACCTGTAACATCCATGGCCTGTTTTCCTCTGTGTGAAGACTGCCGCACTGAGTATGAAGATCCCCTTGACCGCCGCTTCCATGCCCAGCCCAATGCCTGTGCAGATTGCGGCCCCAAAGTATGGCTGACCGATAACAACGGAAATAAACTGGCCGGACCGGATACCGCGCTGAGCGAACTTGCAAAAGAACTTGCTGCCGGTAAAATTGCCGGGGTAAAGGGACTGGGAGGTTTTCATCTGGTTTGCGATGCAACAAATTCCGAAGCTGTGCGCACCTTGCGCCAGCGCAAAAACCGCCCTGATAAGCCGCTGGCGGTTATGGTCCGAGATGTTGATGAAGCGGCAAAGCTTGCAGAGCTGACCGCAAATGACATTGAACTGCTGGAAGGTCTGCAACGGCCCATTGTACTGGTCCCTAAATCCGAAAGCTATTCCCTCTCCCCCGAGATAGCACCGGATACGGATTTCATCGGCCTGATGGTTCCATACACACCGCTGCATCAAGTACTGCTTAAATACTTTTCCGCTTCAAATGAATCCGACGAACCTTCCGCTCTGGTCATGACTTCCGGGAACATGAGTTCCGCGCCTATCTGCATCGGCAACCGGGAAGCCCTGAAACGTCTGCCGGAGATTGTCGACATTTTTCTTTTCCATAACCGGGATATCCTCATCAGGGTTGATGACTCAGTGACCCGCTCCGTGCCAGAGTTTGATGAATCACAAGAGGAAGAATCGCGTACAGTATTCATGCGCCGAGCACGTGGATACACGCCCTCCCCTGTATTCCTCGCGCAGGACGGACCATGTGTTCTGGGAACCGGACCGGAGCTGAAAAACACCCTCTGCCTGACCAAAGGGGACCAGGCTTTCAGCAGTCAGCATATCGGTGATATGCAGAATCTTGATACTGCAAATTTCTGGAAAGAAATCCGTCTGCATCTGCAATCCATCCTCAAGGTCAAGCCGCAACTCATTGTCCATGATTTGCACCCTGATTATCTGACCACAGGACTGGCTGAAGAAATTTCACTGACGGAAAACATCGAAACAACGGCAGTACAGCATCACTACGCCCATATTTATTCCGTTCTGGCTGAAAACAAATTCAGCGGCCCGGCACTAGGCCTCGCCCTCGATGGAACCGGACTAGGTGAGGAACGCACCATCTGGGGCGGCGAATGTCTTCTGGTGGATAATGAAAAGCTGGAGCATAAACGTTTAGCCAGATTCAGCCACCTGCGCCTGCCCGGTGGCGAAGCAGCTGTTCGCGAACCATGGCGCATTGCATACGCGGCAGCCAAGGACCTCGGCCTGGATGCAGGGCAAATCCCTGTGCCGGAAAAATTCAAGTCCGGCCTTAAAATGTTTGATCAGGTCCTTGATAAAAATATTAATTGCCCGCTGACCAGCAGTTGCGGACGCCTTTTCGACGCGGTCTCGGCCATGCTCGGACTTTGCTCGAATATCTCATACGAAGGACAGGCCGCGATCATCCTTGAGAAAATTCAGGATATGTCTGAGCAGGATGCATATACCTGTCCGCTAACACAATCCGAAGAACCGTACGTCATCAACACGGATGAACTTTTCAAACAAGCATTCACTGATTTTCAGAATGGCATTTCCCCAGCAATAATCAGCCGTCGTTTCCATCGGGGATTAATCCTCGGGATGGCTGATTGCGCTGAAGCTATTTCAATCCAAACAGGAATTAAGGAAGTCGGTCTAAGCGGCGGTGTCATGCAGAATCTGACCATAGCCGTGGAACTTCCGGTGGAACTCCAAAAACGCGACCTGACACCGCTGGTCCACCGCAACCTTCCGCCCAACGACGGCTGCATCTCACTCGGGCAGGCAGTTTACGGGCAACTGCTGCTTGGTAAACGGCAATCATAA
- a CDS encoding TSUP family transporter — protein sequence MYKPSGRTILFFCAALFMVCAALLPTDLIWAADIKIPEYIDRINNPYILPDGNGPGFFKCAIIGMVTGMLSAAIGAGGGLLVVPALMTAGVSGIYAVGSEMFRMFIFSTIESVRMGINRRIKYVLALIMSMGTLLGGLGGYALNNMIFIADPAGNDIFISSIIALWLIIYAFIIIPDFRADAHKYALELLRKEKEKQSKSEAVSTAPNPPAKQQKDKNGDSRQAEGEVKSEAAKEKGNDPEAKEHNPNTSQEPQFEDELYPDEEPWEIARSLRRIKLPPYMEFPSTLKNGEGEELEPADLKRNAEAPTLGEVEQDKQERIPVIPIFLITIVGGFFMSITGSGGVILTFTLMTKAFACVAALVAGTDLARLAISSGGLTLGAYGLNGFINIYCITGLVFGTISGLHLGSKGLKHILPYRVKGLVSLLVISVIINRLLALPALLRKAGADIYPGLVATLDSGGSYILLIGALIFGGWIIFAFLSGVYNSLQPVKEKGADK from the coding sequence ATGTATAAACCTTCCGGCCGAACTATCCTCTTTTTTTGCGCAGCACTGTTCATGGTCTGCGCTGCGCTGCTACCAACGGATCTAATCTGGGCAGCTGATATCAAAATCCCTGAATACATAGACAGGATTAATAATCCATATATCTTACCGGATGGAAACGGGCCCGGTTTTTTCAAATGTGCCATAATCGGTATGGTAACCGGAATGCTGAGTGCCGCAATCGGGGCAGGCGGCGGCCTGCTGGTTGTCCCGGCATTAATGACCGCCGGAGTAAGCGGAATATACGCCGTAGGCTCAGAGATGTTTCGCATGTTTATTTTCAGCACTATTGAGAGCGTTCGCATGGGGATCAACCGGCGAATCAAGTATGTACTGGCTCTGATAATGAGTATGGGAACTCTCCTAGGCGGATTAGGCGGATATGCCCTCAACAATATGATCTTTATTGCTGATCCTGCGGGAAACGACATTTTTATTTCTTCCATTATCGCCTTATGGTTGATCATCTATGCTTTCATCATAATCCCAGATTTCCGGGCCGATGCACATAAATACGCGCTGGAATTACTTCGCAAAGAAAAGGAAAAACAAAGCAAATCTGAAGCCGTAAGTACCGCGCCAAATCCTCCAGCAAAACAGCAAAAGGATAAAAATGGAGACAGCAGACAAGCCGAAGGCGAAGTCAAAAGTGAAGCTGCCAAAGAAAAAGGGAATGATCCCGAAGCTAAAGAACATAATCCGAACACCAGTCAGGAACCGCAATTTGAAGACGAGTTATACCCTGATGAGGAGCCATGGGAGATAGCCCGCAGTCTGCGCAGAATAAAACTGCCTCCGTATATGGAATTTCCCTCGACTTTAAAAAACGGGGAAGGAGAGGAACTGGAACCGGCTGATTTGAAACGTAATGCCGAAGCCCCTACCCTCGGTGAGGTAGAACAGGACAAGCAGGAACGTATCCCGGTCATCCCAATTTTTTTGATAACCATAGTTGGCGGTTTTTTCATGTCAATTACCGGTTCCGGCGGTGTGATACTTACTTTTACGCTCATGACAAAAGCGTTTGCCTGCGTGGCCGCTCTGGTGGCAGGAACAGACTTGGCGCGCCTTGCTATATCGTCTGGCGGGTTAACTCTGGGAGCCTATGGCCTGAACGGTTTCATCAACATCTACTGCATAACCGGTTTGGTCTTCGGTACAATCAGCGGATTGCATTTAGGCAGCAAGGGGCTGAAACATATTCTGCCGTACAGGGTCAAAGGGTTGGTATCACTCTTGGTCATCTCGGTGATCATTAACCGCCTGCTGGCTTTACCTGCTCTGCTGCGCAAGGCAGGAGCGGATATTTATCCGGGGCTGGTCGCCACCCTTGACTCCGGCGGTTCTTATATCCTTTTGATCGGCGCGCTGATTTTCGGGGGCTGGATTATTTTTGCATTTCTTAGCGGGGTATATAACTCGCTGCAACCAGTTAAAGAAAAAGGAGCGGACAAATGA
- a CDS encoding ATP-binding protein, giving the protein MRNPFHTDILEPEQPFCNRVNELRELTSHGRNGMNVVLFAPRRYGKTSLVKRVQYKLHEENVCVIYAQFMRLVSVEDLVHRLAKAIVSGLHEYESLLEKGQRWLKHFPSIRASFTIDPATGLPSIDVQMAIRQLDPIVALENVLEEVGKFLEKENFQVCIALDEFQDIVDIKEPRVEALLREHIQRHKASYIFLGSRRRVLLDIFNNRGRPFYQSAIMMELNALPENECVEFIVEQFRQAGKKCSGDVARALTLKVEQYPYYLQALAYRAFEICNDECTDENVTAAYETLLESERYGYQGIIQGLSTGQLKLLRAIAVEGEVALTANNFLQAHRLTLGGVQSARKLLSDQDLIEQNANKLWRIVDPIFRAWLQQAF; this is encoded by the coding sequence ATGAGAAACCCATTTCATACTGATATTCTGGAACCGGAGCAGCCCTTCTGCAACCGTGTTAATGAACTGCGCGAACTGACCAGCCACGGCCGCAACGGCATGAATGTAGTTTTATTCGCCCCAAGGCGTTACGGGAAAACATCACTGGTCAAACGGGTGCAATACAAATTACACGAAGAAAACGTATGCGTGATTTACGCACAATTCATGCGCCTTGTTTCAGTGGAAGACCTTGTGCACCGTCTGGCAAAGGCAATCGTCAGCGGTCTTCATGAATATGAATCACTGCTTGAAAAAGGTCAGAGGTGGCTTAAGCACTTTCCGTCAATCCGGGCCTCGTTCACTATTGATCCAGCTACCGGATTGCCCTCTATTGATGTGCAGATGGCAATACGCCAGCTTGATCCAATAGTTGCGTTGGAAAATGTTCTGGAAGAAGTGGGAAAGTTTCTTGAAAAAGAAAATTTTCAAGTCTGTATTGCGCTCGATGAATTTCAAGACATCGTTGATATAAAAGAACCGCGCGTCGAGGCTCTACTGCGCGAACACATCCAGCGCCATAAAGCTTCGTATATTTTTCTGGGCAGTCGCCGCCGAGTACTGCTGGATATTTTCAATAACCGTGGCAGACCTTTCTATCAAAGCGCAATAATGATGGAACTTAATGCCCTGCCGGAAAATGAGTGTGTGGAATTCATCGTTGAACAATTCAGACAAGCGGGCAAAAAATGTAGCGGCGATGTTGCCCGAGCACTGACCTTGAAGGTTGAACAATATCCATACTACCTTCAGGCTCTTGCTTACCGCGCGTTTGAAATCTGCAATGACGAATGCACTGATGAAAACGTTACGGCTGCGTATGAAACACTGCTGGAAAGCGAACGGTATGGCTATCAAGGAATCATTCAGGGACTGAGCACAGGGCAACTGAAACTTCTGCGCGCCATAGCAGTAGAAGGCGAAGTGGCTCTGACCGCAAACAACTTCCTGCAAGCGCATCGCCTGACTCTTGGAGGGGTGCAGTCCGCCCGCAAACTTCTCAGCGATCAGGACTTGATAGAGCAGAACGCCAACAAACTTTGGCGGATTGTCGATCCAATATTTCGGGCTTGGTTGCAGCAGGCTTTTTAG
- a CDS encoding response regulator: MAEKVLLVDDEKEFVEGLAERMELRGMNVTACTNPQEALNKVDSESFDAIVLDLQMPGIDGIEALKHIKKTRPEMQVILLSGHATVEKGIEAMKLGAMDFVEKPADINVLTDKIKKAQAKKMILVEEKTEEKVKDILSHKGW; this comes from the coding sequence ATGGCAGAAAAAGTACTTCTGGTTGATGACGAAAAAGAATTTGTTGAAGGTCTTGCAGAGCGCATGGAACTGCGCGGCATGAACGTAACAGCATGCACCAACCCCCAAGAAGCACTAAATAAAGTCGATTCAGAAAGTTTCGATGCAATCGTTCTTGATCTTCAGATGCCCGGGATTGACGGTATTGAAGCACTGAAGCATATCAAAAAAACCAGACCGGAAATGCAGGTTATCCTGCTTAGCGGACACGCAACTGTTGAAAAAGGTATTGAAGCTATGAAGCTCGGCGCTATGGATTTCGTTGAAAAGCCCGCCGATATCAATGTGCTAACCGACAAGATCAAAAAAGCACAGGCCAAGAAAATGATCCTCGTAGAAGAGAAAACCGAGGAAAAGGTCAAAGATATTCTCAGCCATAAGGGTTGGTAA
- a CDS encoding ATP-binding cassette domain-containing protein translates to MNAKLVSMKDLSLTLDRGPVLEGIDWDIRKGEHWAVLGPNGAGKTTLMMILAGEVWPDDDTTREFSVENEVTCSPLEPLERYRMISPEHQDIFEKLAWDVTGEEVVLAGKDNTPFLYRLADEGEYEPVRDFMESLGMLDLAKRSMVKMSRGEGRKILIARALLAEPEILILDEFLEGVDQQSREQIVRAIDTAAANGTTIICSAHRKEELPSCINKTLYIRDGKIDRCQNGQGQDIACSSPKEFKRTLPEVNSIEPGRTLFRLADASVVFLGKTVLHNIDWHMSGGENWAVMGHNGAGKSTLLRLLYGDAAAYAAEEEMERLPERGSNLRSVRGRMGMVSASMQASFGEAVGKPIPIFDVVISGFFASAGILAEISDEMREKTWEWLRFFGIEDLAERPMEQVSYGQLRKAFIARALISGPDVLLLDEPLAGVDEESRHEIFQLLELLAKAGVAMVYVTHHREELIPSISHVLEIDDGRVSFRGPKQDYFQLRD, encoded by the coding sequence ATGAACGCGAAGTTGGTTTCCATGAAGGATCTTTCTCTCACACTGGACAGGGGGCCTGTTCTTGAAGGAATAGACTGGGATATCCGCAAGGGTGAGCATTGGGCTGTTCTGGGACCTAACGGTGCAGGCAAAACAACTTTAATGATGATTCTTGCCGGGGAAGTTTGGCCGGATGATGACACCACCCGTGAATTCAGTGTGGAGAATGAAGTTACCTGCAGTCCGCTGGAACCTCTTGAGCGTTACCGTATGATTTCCCCGGAGCATCAGGATATATTTGAAAAGCTGGCATGGGATGTTACCGGTGAAGAGGTTGTACTTGCCGGGAAAGACAATACTCCTTTTCTCTATCGCCTTGCAGATGAAGGAGAATATGAGCCGGTTCGTGATTTTATGGAAAGTTTAGGCATGCTCGATCTTGCCAAGAGGAGTATGGTCAAGATGTCCCGTGGTGAAGGACGCAAGATTCTTATAGCCCGAGCACTTCTGGCTGAACCGGAAATTCTTATTCTTGATGAATTTCTTGAAGGGGTAGATCAGCAGTCCCGTGAACAAATTGTACGGGCAATCGATACTGCTGCTGCCAATGGAACTACGATTATTTGTTCTGCGCACCGTAAGGAGGAGCTTCCTTCCTGCATAAATAAAACTCTCTATATACGCGACGGTAAAATTGACCGCTGTCAGAACGGCCAAGGGCAGGATATCGCTTGCTCCAGCCCTAAAGAATTTAAGCGAACTCTGCCGGAAGTGAACAGTATAGAGCCGGGTCGCACCTTGTTCCGTCTTGCTGATGCCAGTGTTGTTTTTCTGGGTAAAACCGTGCTGCATAACATCGACTGGCATATGTCGGGTGGAGAAAACTGGGCCGTGATGGGACATAATGGTGCCGGGAAATCAACACTGCTTCGTCTACTCTATGGTGATGCCGCGGCTTATGCTGCTGAAGAAGAGATGGAACGTCTGCCGGAACGCGGTTCTAATCTCCGTTCCGTTCGGGGGCGTATGGGGATGGTTTCCGCATCAATGCAGGCATCATTCGGTGAAGCGGTCGGAAAGCCTATTCCGATTTTTGACGTAGTTATTTCCGGTTTTTTCGCCTCGGCAGGTATTTTGGCCGAGATTTCAGATGAAATGCGGGAAAAAACCTGGGAATGGCTGCGTTTTTTCGGGATTGAAGATCTGGCGGAAAGACCCATGGAGCAGGTATCTTACGGTCAGTTGCGCAAGGCATTTATTGCACGTGCGCTGATCTCCGGGCCGGACGTGCTTCTCCTTGATGAACCGCTGGCCGGGGTGGATGAGGAATCGCGTCATGAGATTTTTCAGCTGCTGGAGCTGCTGGCCAAAGCCGGAGTGGCTATGGTGTATGTTACCCACCACCGTGAAGAGCTTATCCCATCGATTTCCCATGTCCTTGAAATAGATGATGGCAGGGTGTCTTTCCGGGGACCAAAACAAGACTATTTCCAGCTTCGTGATTAA
- a CDS encoding ThiF family adenylyltransferase: MNVDVKVIDILDGRCVVKSYASGEDVLIAPHSVTREISREFGLDLHRVEQEVFSYGAVPERYIRNLSTFSAEEQRRLFFSKIALIGLGGLGGHLLESLVRAGVGHIIACDGDSFEPSNLNRQRLASENSLCSKKSEAAFEMVREVNPAVFLDVRSHYIKEDFESFLSGVDLVADCLGGLTYRIKLKNAAGKRKIPMVTASVAGWAGVVSTVFPGGNSPFDFFGSSEGLEEEVGTQAPAILTAVGMQSGEILKILSGKEAGLKDKAMMFDLNKMYFDVVSI, encoded by the coding sequence ATGAATGTTGACGTTAAAGTCATAGATATTCTTGATGGGCGGTGCGTTGTGAAAAGCTACGCTTCCGGTGAAGATGTGTTGATAGCTCCTCATTCAGTTACGAGGGAAATTTCACGTGAATTTGGATTGGATCTGCACCGCGTAGAACAGGAAGTTTTTTCTTATGGGGCTGTCCCTGAGCGTTATATACGTAATTTATCGACCTTTAGTGCAGAAGAACAGCGGCGTCTCTTTTTTTCAAAAATAGCCTTGATAGGTCTCGGAGGCCTAGGCGGACACCTACTTGAATCTCTTGTCCGAGCCGGAGTCGGTCATATTATTGCTTGTGATGGTGACAGTTTTGAACCTTCCAATTTAAACAGGCAGCGGCTTGCTTCAGAAAATTCTTTGTGCAGCAAAAAAAGCGAAGCCGCTTTTGAGATGGTTCGTGAAGTAAATCCAGCCGTGTTTCTTGATGTCCGTTCTCATTATATTAAAGAAGATTTTGAGTCTTTTCTCTCGGGCGTGGACCTTGTTGCCGACTGTCTAGGTGGGCTTACTTATCGAATTAAGTTGAAAAATGCTGCCGGGAAGAGGAAAATTCCTATGGTTACGGCGTCTGTTGCAGGCTGGGCGGGAGTCGTGTCGACTGTGTTTCCGGGCGGAAATTCACCCTTTGACTTTTTTGGATCAAGTGAAGGACTGGAAGAAGAGGTGGGGACTCAGGCTCCAGCGATATTGACCGCTGTAGGGATGCAATCCGGAGAGATTTTGAAGATACTCAGCGGGAAAGAGGCCGGTCTAAAAGATAAGGCCATGATGTTCGATTTGAATAAAATGTACTTTGATGTTGTGAGTATTTAA